The sequence below is a genomic window from Candidatus Sysuiplasma acidicola.
CTTAGTTCCTCGAGCAGTTCATACTGGATGAGATGAACCTGCCGCAGGTTCGGCTGGTTCGGGTCTTTTGCGATCCTCGAGAGGTGCTGGACGGTTCGGCCCATGTGGGCATCGCCCTCGACTCCCAGGCCGGGAAGCAGGCGGATGCTTTCCACTGTTGCCTTCGAAAAGTCATGGTTCCTGCTTCTGCAGACTGCTACGACTGAGCCGGAGCCACTGTTTTCCTTTCCATTGACTATGGTGCTGCTCATATGGCCGCCGCCTGCATGCTGAGAGATATGTCCTGTTGAATATAATTTCCACCTGCAGAAAAGGCGTAAATTCTTACTGAAATCAGACTGGTTTACCGCTCTTTCGATTTACAAGATATGAGTACAGAAGCGCGGCCACAAAGACCGCAACGCTGAACAAAATAAGCCAGCCGACGAACGGAAGCACAATCAGTGATATTGCAAGTGAGATTGCCGGCAGTGCTGGTATTCTCTTTTTGCCGGATTTGCCGGGCTTCGCAGCAAATATCCTGACTCCCGCCGCAGAACCTATGACATACACAACAATTGCAGCGCCGCCGGGCACCAGAAGTGCGGTTTCCAGACTGACGTTCAGAACATAATAGATGATGAAAGGAGGTATCATTGGTATGAAAAGTGCAATGAGTGCTCTGTCCGGTACTTTTGTTCTCGGGTTGATGTGATCGAGGGCACGGGGAAGACCGCCATCTCTTGAAACAGCGTAGAATACCCGTGACATGCCTGTTGTGTAGGCATTGACAGTGCTGAATATGATGAACACTGCAAGTATGGCCGTTCCTGTTGATCCGTAAACACCCACAACATGGGAGAGCATGACTGCGAACGGCGCAATGTTGCCACCTGCCTTGTACGCGAGTGTGCCGACAGTTACTATGGAAACGGACAGATAGAGGGCGCTTATGAGCCCGACGCTGAGCAGTATGCTCCTTCTGAAATCCCTCTGGGGGTTTTCGAATTCTTCGGCCATATTGGAGACATTCTCATAACCGAGAAAGGACCAGAAAATCAGTGCTGCAGCTGTCCCGACAGGAAGCCATCCGTCAGGCAGGAATGGGCTGAAGTTGCCCGCTTTGACAAAAAAGCGGATGTCACTACGGTGACGAGAAGCAGTGCTACGATTGAGACGACGCTTGCAAGCTGCACTCTGTTGCTTATCACTATTCCCCTGTAGTTGATCACGAACGCCGCTACAAGTATCAGGGAAGCGAGAAGAAGTGTATCCAGTCTGCCGAGGGGGAAGGCATAGCCCAGATATGAAGCGGCTATGATGGTTATCGCAGGCGCGCCTGTTATCACCCACAAACCGAAAAGCCAGCCTGTGACTGTAGCGATGTGCGGCCCGAACGCCTCCTTTGCGAAGGAGTAGATGCCACCGGATTCAGGCTTTCTAGACGAAAGGGAGGCAAATGTAAACGCAAACGGAACACTTGCCACACAAAGGAGTGCCCAGGCAAGCAGCGAGCCGGGACCGGCAACAATTGCCGCCAGGCCGGGGAGCAGGAGTATTCCAGAGCCCAGAACCGAGCTCACATAGAGGGCGACGGCGTGGCGGAGCCTGATGGCCCTGCGCAATGATGCCTGTCCCTGTCCTGAATTCATTACGTTTTTCTTGGTTTCGAACTTCAGATCCTTATATTAAGGTTGCCGGCGGCTAGCCGTTGTGATGAGTGTGCCTTTCTTCCGAATGTCGATTTGACTTTCATCACGCTGCCTTAACTGTAATCAACTACAGAGGACAGAAGTTCCCTTATACTGAGCTAAAACCTGTTCAGCCCAACAGCAAGTATTGCTCACAAGTTGCGCATGATGCATCTGCAGACGGCGGCTATGGTCATGTTCGCGCCCGTTATCCTGCAATCTCGCTCACCGTCACGCTCTGCTCATGCATTTCTTTGAACATATGCCATTCCTCTGCTTCCAGCAAATTCATACCCCCGGCCCCTCACCGTAGCGAGAGCGGGTGTAAAGAATTCGTCGGCGATTCTGGAAACTATTCGCCGGCGAATCTGGCAAATTTTACTCCGGCGAAAGTGGCAAAAATTAGAACGGCGTTTCCAGTTCCAGCCTGTTGCCGCTCGGATCAATACGCTTGCAGGCCCATACTCCATTCCGGGCGGCTGAACCTCGAATACGAACCACGTCAACGGTGTTTTAGGAATCCTGTGTAATCAATCAAAGAGTAGAGATTTAAGCCTATAACGACAATAACGGGCGATGCCGATCGTCAACAAGAAGGTGGAGGACAGCACCGAATTTGCCGAATCTCAAGACAGGACGAGACTACTCGCGTTCCTGGTAGATGGAGACAATGCCATGGCATCCCTCATTGAGCCGATGCTCGAGGAGGTTAGCAAGTACGGGACTTCGATAATAAGGCGCGTCTACGGCGACTGGACACTACCGACTATGCAGGCCTGGCGCTCAGTGCTCCAGGAACATGCCCTCAGCCCTGCACAGCAGTTTTCGAATGTTTCAGGCAAGAACGCCACTGACAGCGCTCTGATTATTGAGGCAATGGACATGCTTCACAAGGGAACAGTTGACGGATACTGTATTGTGTCAAGCGATAGTGATTACACGAGCCTGGCAAAGCGGATCCGCGAAGAAGGTCTATTCGTCATGGGCATAGGGCGGGCTGCGACCCCTGCTGCTTTCCGCAATGCGTGCAGGGTATTCGTCGCGACTGAGAATCTCGTGTCGGGAGAAATCGCACAGGGAAGCGATGTGACGGGAACGGCAAAGAGAGAATCCGGCAGAAGTGACTCAAGGAAGCCCGATGAGTTGAGCCGCGTCGAGACCGCAGCGGCAGGCGGCAACAAACTACCGCCGAGCAAGGCAATCCGGCTCCTCATGAAGGCGTTCGATGCAACGGTGAACGAAGAAGGACGCGCGCCGTTGGCATCGATGGGATTGGCGCTGAGGCGGCTGGATCCCGCGTTCGATACACGTACCTACGGGAAATCCAAACTGATGTCGCTGCTGGAAGCACTCAATGATGAGTTCACGCTTGAGAGACCGAAAGGCTCAGCCGATTCAAGGATATTTGTCAGGTTGAAATGAAAGACGGCAGCCGGGAAGGAGTGCTGCACTGCCTGTGTTGTTCACCGCTGCAATCCATTTCTGTGTGCTATCCTCTCATCTTTGTTCCGAGCACTCGCTAATGAAACATTGTAGTTCAGTCTGCTGATTGCATGAACGATCGATGTCCGGTTCCAGCGCTACATTGCTCCTGAAGACTATCTGGTCCGTCAGCTTGAGTTCTTCGGCCTTCTCCATTAACGTCTGCCTTGCAACTTGACTCCACTNNNNNNNNNNNNNNNNNNNNNNNNNNNNNNNNNNNNNNNNNNNNNNNNNNNNNNNNNNNNNNNNNNNNNNNNNNNNNNNNNNNNNNNNNNNNNNNNNNNNCATAGATGATGAGGTTGCGATTGAAGCAGGTAAGGCTTATCTCCAACTCGAGACCAGGGCCAGGAAACTGGGATTCAAGAAGCCCAGCTTATTCGATGGTCTTGTTCTGGCTGTTGCAAGAATGACAGATTCAAAAGTTCTAACCGGCGATAAGCACTTCAAAGGTCTCCCGGAAACCATCTGGATTGAAGCCTGACAACGAAGATATCCCACGTCACGTTATCTATTGCAATTGTTGAGTAAAGCTATGGTGATTGAATCCCGAAGTCAAATTGCTGAATATGCAGTACGTAAGTTGTACAGTTGCTATCGCCTCTCTCTGAGAATTCAGGGCTTTAGATCAGCCCAACAGTGCTCCTCTTATAGAATTCTCAGTCATTGTCTGAAGGCGCAATTAATGGCCAGCGCCGCGAAAATAATCAGCAGTTACGGGCAATGAAAGAACGTGCAAACAACTTCAAGCCATTGGCCAAACAGCATACCTGTCCAAACTCCAAAAGCAACACTAATTAACACTATAACATTATGAGATTCAGGTTTCTCGATCCTGGCTGTTTAATGTGCGCGCCTGGCCGGGAGATGAAGCTTGTCTGCTCGGAGGATGGGCTGTCTACCTTACGGTGAACAGGAATTTCAGTTCTTTACAGTGGCGCAATTTCATGGGTCCCATGGATATCTATTTGGGATTCCATGTAAACTGCGAATGGGCATACGCACAGTTGAAGAGTTATGCCCTCGGCAGAACTGTAGCCACAATCAGTGAAGCAGGATTCAAACCGGTCAGCTTCAGATATGTGAAATATTTTCACGCAGAAACGATGGAAGGATTGTCGGAAGAACAGGCAAGGATGCCTATTGCGTGAATGGGCTCTTGTGCATCACCATTCTTCTTCTGCTTTCCATGTCGCGCCCTCCGATGGAGCATAGCGCCATGTTGATTTTGCACAGAAGTCTGGCTATCGTCTCTCCCTTTTCAGTGAGCGCGAGTTTTCTAACCCTGTAGTTTGATTCCTCACCGTATGTTGATGTAATCAGTTTCAGGTCGACTGCCTTCCTGACTGCTGCATAGGCCTGGTTGTGATGAATGTTTGTGACGTCCATCATGTAGCCAATGTTGCTGCTGCCTTCCAGGTACAAAAATATGAGGAGCCTTGAAAGGCCGGACTGTTTCTCAATGACCTTTATCGGTTCAAGCTGTTCTTCGTTAAACATGGCCGTTCAAACGTAGCGGCAGGCTTTGCTTAAGGAATTTGCGGTCTGCCTATCGCTCATTGATAATTCACGGGATTGGATCGTATTCGGTTTCAGTATTTTTCACCAACCAGCACCTGTGAAACGTTGCTTCAATGTCTTTGAAATGCAAGGGTAAGAGGTTTAAAAACATGTTCGTTGAGAAGGTGGTTTGACGAAAGGAAACAATGAAAAGAAGTGCCTATCCCTTTCATGAGGACTCCAAATCCCAGATGAACGAAAAGGGGAAATCACAGCACGAATTAGCTCAGCCTCGCTTTTCCGCCAATCTCAGCAATTCAACCGTATTGTAGACAACCAATCGGTCGTTTCCAGTGAAATGGTTGTCGTTTGTCCATATTCCATCACACCCGATAGCTAGGAAGCAGGCAACATACGGCACATCGCCTGGATCGGCCCTCATAAGAAGTTTTGCCTCCTTCAGTTTGCGCTTGTAAATGCCGTCTGGTATTGTTTGTATTCGCCTCAGCAACAAATTAGTTAGCAGGATAATTTCTTCAGTTGAGAGCCCTGATTTCCTTGCTATATACTCTCGGTGTTTGTATATCTCTTCACCCAGGTACTTCCGGCAAACCAACTCAAAGATGCTGCTTACTATAACCTCTCTCGATTTTCCATTCTTTATCAATGCAGAAATGAGTACATTGGCATCGACCACTATTCTCATTTTAGCCCGTTTCTCTTAGCAAGGCTGGCGTTGATTTTCCGGCCAATTTCAATTGCCTCCTTGTCAGTAAGCTTGCTCTTGGAAACTATCTGATCCATGAGCTTAAGTTCTTCAGCCTTCTCACGTAGCGCCTGCCTCGCAACCTCACTCCACTTGATTTCTTTGTGTTTCTTCATTATCGACAAGAGCTCTTCTGGTACCGCAAATGTCATGTTTGTCATCAGATCACTTGTGTATATTAAGCAAAATAAGGTATTTATGTTTTTCACGAAATTCACTTTCAGACCGCACTTTGAGTCGAATCAAGTGGAAAGAAGGCCCTGTTTTAATGGGCGAGTATATCGTTTATGACGCTCAAGTGCCCCGCTATCTTTCTCCCCTTGTCTGTTAGTTTAAGCATTCTAATCCTCTGAAAGGACCCGCCGTCATAGTCGGAAGTAATCAGGTGCAAATCGGTTGCTTTCCTGACAGACGTATATGCAACATTTGGATTGATGTTTGAAGCATCAATCATGTAGCTTATGTTGCAGTCTCCATTGAGAAGAAGGAAAATCAGCAACCTGGATAGACCCGACTGCTTTTCAAGCACTCTTATCGGTTCCAACTTTTCTACAAAGTTCATTACTCTTCAACTCTTGCTATGGTGGTTCACTCTCAAAGTCAGATCGCTGAATATGCAGTACGTAAGTTGTACAGATACTATTGCCTATCTTGTGGGATTTGGGACAATGGGCAGTGTTCATGATATTCCATTGGTTCCCAGACCTTGAGCGTTCCCCGTACTCACACATGCAACAATACTCTTCCTTCTTGCAAACGCACGTATCTTCGGCCACTCCCTCCTCAGCCAATCGTTCACAAAACATCATTCTACTCCTTCGAGACGAGCTGCGGGACCTGGGAGGAGAAACCCATGTCACGCAGCACTCTCCGGAAATGCGTGACATTGTATTCGACACCGAATTCCTTCTGATCACCTCCGCCACCCTCTTCAGCGTCCAGAGGTCAGTGGGGGTGGTCCATAGCGAGTGCTCCCTTCATGAGTATCTTCATCAGTGCCTGACACTGCTTCCCTGACAGCTTCGACGGTTTACCGGGAGGCTTCACGTCCTTCCATGAGCCGCTGCCCTCGTTATTCCTCCTCTTTTCCCTTCTGCCGACGGTGTTCCAGCTCACTTCGAGTGTACGGGCTATGTCTGCCTTCCTGACAC
It includes:
- a CDS encoding APC family permease, with protein sequence MGDNRRACDNHHSRFISGLCLPPRQTGYTSSRFPDTCSGVRDQLQGNSDKQQSAACKRRLNRSTASRHRSDIRFFVKAGNFSPFLPDGWLPVGTAAALIFWSFLGYENVSNMAEEFENPQRDFRRSILLSVGLISALYLSVSIVTVGTLAYKAGGNIAPFAVMLSHVVGVYGSTGTAILAVFIIFSTVNAYTTGMSRVFYAVSRDGGLPRALDHINPRTKVPDRALIALFIPMIPPFIIYYVLNVSLETALLVPGGAAIVVYVIGSAAGVRIFAAKPGKSGKKRIPALPAISLAISLIVLPFVGWLILFSVAVFVAALLYSYLVNRKSGKPV
- a CDS encoding type II toxin-antitoxin system VapC family toxin, encoding IDDEVAIEAGKAYLQLETRARKLGFKKPSLFDGLVLAVARMTDSKVLTGDKHFKGLPETIWIEA
- a CDS encoding PIN domain-containing protein; protein product: MRIVVDANVLISALIKNGKSREVIVSSIFELVCRKYLGEEIYKHREYIARKSGLSTEEIILLTNLLLRRIQTIPDGIYKRKLKEAKLLMRADPGDVPYVACFLAIGCDGIWTNDNHFTGNDRLVVYNTVELLRLAEKRG
- a CDS encoding winged helix-turn-helix domain-containing protein, with the translated sequence MDAEEGGGGDQKEFGVEYNVTHFRRVLRDMGFSSQVPQLVSKE
- a CDS encoding NYN domain-containing protein, yielding MPIVNKKVEDSTEFAESQDRTRLLAFLVDGDNAMASLIEPMLEEVSKYGTSIIRRVYGDWTLPTMQAWRSVLQEHALSPAQQFSNVSGKNATDSALIIEAMDMLHKGTVDGYCIVSSDSDYTSLAKRIREEGLFVMGIGRAATPAAFRNACRVFVATENLVSGEIAQGSDVTGTAKRESGRSDSRKPDELSRVETAAAGGNKLPPSKAIRLLMKAFDATVNEEGRAPLASMGLALRRLDPAFDTRTYGKSKLMSLLEALNDEFTLERPKGSADSRIFVRLK